The segment tattattattattatcattattattatcatcattattgttattacCATTATTATATGCTTGTGCCACATTTCGACATACGTTGAACATTCTCATTTTATTAGATCCCAAAGTATAGTAATTCCCCATACCATCCGTTATAGTGTTccttatattattattattattattattatcatttattatatcacTACTAACAATCTCATTGTTTAGAATATCATTGCTCAACATATCgttatttaaaatatccTCGTTCACATgtttattttcttttatataaatattatccATTTTGTGTTCATTCCCTGTATTgttgtttatataattgttataataattgaATGTACTCATATTCATATTCATATGagaattatttaatgtGTTTCTATCGAGCATTATATTTCCAgaattgttattattaaatacCATAGGACTTAAAGGTtgtgaatataaataatattcgTTTGCACATTTTCCCTtttcaataatatatttattattattattattattattgttattattcAAGATTGtttgatttatataacCTTCTGGATATTTATCATTCTTTATCATACGTACATTCATATCTTTCATATTTAAAGAACTTACATTTAAAGTTGGTCTTGATGCACATTTCatattttgataataatcTCCTTCATTTGTTATGTGTTCATTTGTCATGTGTTCATTTGTCATGTGTTCATTTGTCATGTGTTCATTTGTTATGTGTTCATTTGTTATGTGTTCATTTGTCATGTGTTCATTTGTCATGTGTTCATTTGTTATATGTtcattgttattattatatataggaTGTTCTCTTACATTTTGAGAATTCCTTTCATCGTTAGAAAGGTTATATTTATCTCTAAACATTATATTCTTGTTGTTATGAGGAgatatttcttttttataagaataagATCTTACGCTTGCATTATTGCATTTAGTATCTCCAATAGCTACATAATTCTTATCAAGGTTAGAATCAACACATTGTGAGAAATATCTTCTGTCTTTAATTCCTGAAATATTTGATATTAACATAtcattattctttttattataataattattctGATCATTCTGATCATTTTCGTTTTTGTTTACATTATGttcttcattatataaaaagggTGCATTTGGACATATTGTCTTATtttgtgtatatattttattaatatgtgGATCGTTAGAACTATCTTCTCTCATCTTgctaatatattaaatatatctataaatatatatatacatacatatatatatttataatgacaaaaagaaaaatattgtaaataattaataggtaaggatataataaattattatataataaaaactaAAGAAATCGTTTctcaaataatatatatatatatatatatatatatatatatatatatatatattatgacatgttaaatatgttttaataaaGTGTCAATAGAACTATacttttaaataaataaatatatatatatatagacataaaatatatattgtcTATTTATTCgctttttcttatatataaatataagttCTTATTctcaatatttttatatataaactcttttttttttttttcttttttcctttttctttttttttttttttttttttttttttttttttttttttttttttttttttttttNNNNNNNNNNNNNNNNNNNNNNNNNNNNNNNNNNNNNNNNNNNNNNNNNNNNNNNNNNNNNNNNNNNNNNNNNNNNNNNNNNNNNNNNNNNNNNNNNNNNNNNNNNNNNNNNNNNNNNNNNNNNNNNNNNNNNNNNNNNNNNNNNNNNNNNNNNNNNNNNNNNNNNNNNNNNNNNNNNNNNNNNNNNNNNNNNNNNNNNNNNNNNNNNNNNNNNNNNNNNNNNNNNNNNNNNNNNNNNNNNNNNNNNNNNNNNNtttcttttttcttttttttttgtttttattataagaaataaaacacatgaaaaaaaaataaaaaaataaaaataataaattaaaaattgaataataaaataaataaataaaattatttataaattaaattgCATAGAAATATTCTTTCTTTATCTCGCCTATATAAAATTAGAAGCATCACctctatatatattcttaattgtatttatattataaacatacatatctatatatatatctctctctctatatatatatatattaaaatgtaatatatataaatctgTATAGCTATTATCGctctatatttattttaatatatactaATTGACACAACattaatatgtatgtatacGTTTTAGATAATAgtaagaaatatttttattataaaactattaatgataaaagaaatctaataattttatatctatTCATGTATACACTTATGtgtgtataaataaatatatatatatatatatatatatatatatatatatatatataattgttaaaactatttatttttatatactttAATACTATTGATAgtaaaataaagaaataaaatattatatttataaacaaGTATgtgaaattatatatgcTGTAGTTTgttttcattatatatatatatatatatatgtgtggAAATAATTTGTAGAATATAAAGTTCACACTCATATGGATGTGTATTCTAAGGGATATACataaaatcatataaaaaaaaaagaaaacatatatacatacatatatatatatatatatatttataaatgttatataGGAATATGTGTTGTTATATATCTGACgttatatgtttatatatatattattactattttATTACTGCTCTAactatttattttttttgaggtaccataaaaaaaatatatatatgtatatattatttcaaGCCCTTTTGCTTACACACAGTAATTATTGTGTAaacaattaaaaattataaagaatgaaaataagatatgtatgttcatttatacttctataaaaatatattgtagGAAAATAACTACAAAAATGAATAcgtattatatatatatatatatgtgtatccatatatatgtatctATATGCagtttatataaatttatatttaaagaaaaaaaaaaaaaaagaaatagtaaaaaagataataatagaaaatctttatcataaataatatgtatatatatatatatatatatatatatatttatttatttatttattaacatatcattctattaattttttattttttttttcattatataaatcattCTCAATTAGATAAACTAAAAAGAATCATACAAAATTGCATGCAaggaagaagaaaaaaaaaataattatgaaaatcAAAAAATGTGTAGAGCATAcaagatatatatatttatatttatatgaaacTTTGTTAACAgtatgtaataaaaaaaataataagtttatatatatatatatatatatatattttttttatgaaatatttttcattttttctttgtaATTATTTATCACAGTTTATATACATGCCAcgaaaaatgaaatataaaaaagtcatattttttttatatatacacacaataaataaatgtaaaaattatataaaaatatatgtaggcattcatatatatatatatatattgtaacatttaacttaaaaaattaatacataaaatgaattagttcattatttaagtataatttttaatcaaatatataactgtttatttattaatatatatatatatatatatatatatatatatatttgtaatgtattacatatatgtaaacaaaaaaatatcattataaataaataaataataaaataactGTACATCCATTAAAAGTTCTGAGCTAActaaaatattcatatgtagatattatatatatatatatatatattatcctcttttaatattataaactttcattatgtatattctacatatacatttttGGAAAAACATTCTTTCTATAGAAATTACACATTTAAACTTTCATaacattaataaaaaaatatataaaattgtagaaggatgtatatataatataaataattatatatgtaaatatatctatGAAGATGTAAGTATGATTATACTCAgcattaatatatgaataatacTTTCTTCAAtatctttctttttctaaTAATGTGTCATcatagaagaaaaaaaaaggaaaaaaaagaaaaaaaaagaaaaatataatataataataataatatatgtataatatataacattttcaTACTCTATTTAAATGTATTCTCAACACATTAAgttctttttatataatattcatgacatatcaaaaaaaaaaaaaaataataaaaaaaaaaataaaaaaaaaataaaaaaaaaataaaaaaaaaataaaaaaaaataaaaaaaaataaaaaagaaattataaataatataggtcaatatatatatatatatatatatatttataatttccatgataatataaattttttaaaataattttttaagtGTGTACTAAAATgtgtattttattttttttttttttacctATTATTTTTGGAAATTATTTGGATAGTgtgtaatataaataaattgaTAAAACActtaatataatattatatatatatatatatatatatatatatatatatatatatatatatatatatgtacattttatttttattatggTACGTAATAAAATGTACATACGTTTTTCATATGTGTTATGTGAGctatatatgtatattatatatatatatatatagtatatacatcatataaatatatatatatatatatatatatatataatatatttttttcttttttttgcacttattatatatatatgagtaaatattaatattaattaataaaaaacttataatatatatatttcacatatatatattaaggaattatttttaataatatgtatactATAGTTCGACTCATCTTTTAAGAAATGTagtatttaatataaaccatctacataaaaaaaaaaaaaaaaataataaaaaattcaacaaacctttaaatatatgtgtgtatggaatataattatattaatcaAGGTCTATGCAGTgcttatatataaacacataggggaaaaattatttatatgtatttaaacattaatactttatatatatatatatataacatttattGTATACATTGTGTGTATAAAACAATTAAACCATATCTATTTAATATACTTATCCTTAATATTAAAGAAGGAAATTTATTctaaaatttaattttttttttttttcacctcgaaataatatgaaatgagtgtttcataatttattattatatatataatatatatataattatcattacATTTTGTAAAGTATTTATCTtaattgttttatttaaacacatacattttgaatattataCGGTATGcaggaaaaaaaaaaaaaaaaaactataTAATGTTAAAACCTTTTCATTcaagtatatatattccttttcttcttaaatattaataatgtgtagaaacaaaataatatttcctttattacacgaaattatataattctaaatcttatataaaaagaaaaaataataataatctttttaatatttgggtgtgtattataatataatacatctttttaattcttttctttttaaataaaatatatgaattcTATTCGTATTAAAGTGCtctattaataaataaaaagtttGGTATCCATTtcaataaaaatgtaaattattgccataaaaagagaaaaggaaaaaaaaaaaaaaaaaaaaaaatatgaacataAGTTCATTTTATGgctatttttatataaaaacaacCTTACGTGTtcataaaattatgaacataaaatatgaaaaaaaaataaaaaataaacaaataagtaaaaataaaataaaaatatacaaatataagaattggttattataataataaaataaattaaatggATATGCTCTTATTGAATTTTCATTTGTAGGTATAAATACAAATCTACATTTATATCAATGGTAATAGAAATATACAgattaataaataataaaatgaacaaataaataaataaacacatatatatatatatatatatatatatattaatgcaatttattccttttaatagaaaaaaatatgtaacACATATGtaagaattttttttttttttttctttttctttttcttttttttctttttttgaatccttaaatataatttttttctactTGTTATAGTGGTTtgaaattttattatttgttttattttgtttcaAAGTTCtatgattattttataaaatgagAAATTTATGGATATGAACGgttccttttttttttctcattttaAAGAATTCACAATAAGAAatacaaattattttttgtgtGAAGAATCAAAAAAGAGTTATAAAAGTTGTATTGTATGGTATATGAACCATTATCAACGTTTTAGTGGATCGATAAGAAGATATTCAAATGCGTTGGGGCAATTAATTGACCggaaaaaaagaaactTGGTAAATATAGAAAAGGGTAATGAAATTTTGAAAAGTTATAAAAGAGTTAACTTAAAGAAGATATTGAAGGATggtgataaaaaaaaggaaatttacgaaaatgataatattttaagtgataatattagaggtgataataatataagtgataatattagaggtgataataatataagtgataatattttaagtGATAATATTGTTAATGACAAGATTAAGTATGATAAAGGCGAAAGGTGgataaatgaaaatgtgTTGAAAAAAGAGGAAGGAAAAGATAATGAGAATTTGGATTATTTTAATGATAAGAATAAGaggaataataataaaaatattatgaatatagaaaataagaatatttataatataaatacaaatagtaatacattttctacacataatcatataaatgatgaaaatgtAAAAGATTCGGTGGatgaattattttgtacaaaagaaaagaaaaaacaattaatgaaaagaattatatttcAGAATAATCATGATTATATGCATTTAATTGAAAGATACGAAGAATATAAAGTAAAACAAGAAGAtgaattttataattccaataatgataaaaatgagGAGGAATGCTCATCTTACCcttcttttattaaaaaaaaagaagaaaaaaaaagtaatgatgataacaataataatgtaaatgaaaaaaaaatgtgtgaagaagaaaattttaaatgtaaagaaaagaatagtaataatgatgtacattattatttatatgaagtggataaagataatgaagaatctaatgtaaatatgcattttaattttttaaaaaacaatttAAACATTTCTATATTTCCTGAGATAGGAAAGAAGGATATATTAGAAAGTTGTAAACGTAAGAAGAATATGcaaaatgaaataaacaaaaatagtgatataaaaaatatgtttaataatgatatttatttttggACGAAAAGGAAAGTTCATCGAGCTATAGGTTGGGATTTAATCCCAGATAATTTGAAAAGGAATGATGATATAATCGATGTATCAGAATTGAGATGTGGTCATTTAGAAGGCTCTACATATGAAGAGGGAAAGgaagataataatagaGAGGTAGGATAtaaagatgataataataagattCATAAAACCATGAAGCAACATATTAATAAGGATATAGAACAAACCACAGgacaagaaaaaaattctaATATAAAAGGTATATCTGttgaagaagaaaatatgtACCTGGgagaaaagaaaaatgatataaatatactacaacgtgatgatataaatagCCAACgtgatgatataaatagCCAACgtgatgatataaatagCCAACGTgatgaaataaatttaaataagGAAGAACgtgataaaaaaaaaattagttACATACAAAGGAGGGTTGCACcttgtaattttttaaaaaaattgaatatatataaaagtgATGCAACCCTTTTAAATGATGGTTCTTCTACTATTCAAATTAACAAAAATGTAGATGTGATTTGTGAGGAGGATAACATAGAAATAGAGAAAGAGCAAGAGCAAGAGCAagaacaagaaaaaaaatatgaacaaacaaacaaacaaacaaataaacaaatgaaggaagaaaaattaattgatatatttttaaataatgataacaaCTTGGCTAATGTCAAAAAGGTGGAATATATTAAGGCTGAGGTAAATAAAGGAGACCAGAAGTTGGACAAGttagatataaaaaaagaggATGATGAATATAACGAAATTATAGAGATTGATAGTTGTCagaatgataatataaaaaataaggacAAGAATAGGAAATATATGAATGGTAgctataataatatgaatgaagAGGATAAGCATTatgaagatgatgataaGACATATTATGAAGGGATTGTTGATAATAGTAAGAACGTATTCAAAAAGATGAAGGAGAATTATGATATGTTTAagaagaataatatatcacCGTATATATTAGAAGATTGTGAAaagtatataaattattattatggtATAGAGAAGGAGGAAAGGATTAAAGAGCTGAGAAAATACGCTGATATGGATTTTTACGAGATAATGGGAAATGGTAATTTTGGCATAGAggattataatatgttaattAAGAGTAagatattatttaataaagaaGAGGAAGgttttcattattttaatttattaaaaaaatatgatataagaataaatatagaaaCGTATAACAGTTTAATGTATACATGTATAGTACAAAAGAATGCAAAATTGAGTAggttaatatatttacag is part of the Plasmodium reichenowi strain SY57 chromosome 12, whole genome shotgun sequence genome and harbors:
- a CDS encoding pentatricopeptide repeat protein, putative; this translates as MNGSFFFSHFKEFTIRNTNYFLCEESKKSYKSCIVWYMNHYQRFSGSIRRYSNALGQLIDRKKRNLVNIEKGNEILKSYKRVNLKKILKDGDKKKEIYENDNILSDNIRGDNNISDNIRGDNNISDNILSDNIVNDKIKYDKGERWINENVLKKEEGKDNENLDYFNDKNKRNNNKNIMNIENKNIYNINTNSNTFSTHNHINDENVKDSVDELFCTKEKKKQLMKRIIFQNNHDYMHLIERYEEYKVKQEDEFYNSNNDKNEEECSSYPSFIKKKEEKKSNDDNNNNVNEKKMCEEENFKCKEKNSNNDVHYYLYEVDKDNEESNVNMHFNFLKNNLNISIFPEIGKKDILESCKRKKNMQNEINKNSDIKNMFNNDIYFWTKRKVHRAIGWDLIPDNLKRNDDIIDVSELRCGHLEGSTYEEGKEDNNREVGYKDDNNKIHKTMKQHINKDIEQTTGQEKNSNIKGISVEEENMYLGEKKNDINILQRDDINSQRDDINSQRDDINSQRDEINLNKEERDKKKISYIQRRVAPCNFLKKLNIYKSDATLLNDGSSTIQINKNVDVICEEDNIEIEKEQEQEQEQEKKYEQTNKQTNKQMKEEKLIDIFLNNDNNLANVKKVEYIKAEVNKGDQKLDKLDIKKEDDEYNEIIEIDSCQNDNIKNKDKNRKYMNGSYNNMNEEDKHYEDDDKTYYEGIVDNSKNVFKKMKENYDMFKKNNISPYILEDCEKYINYYYGIEKEERIKELRKYADMDFYEIMGNGNFGIEDYNMLIKSKILFNKEEEGFHYFNLLKKYDIRINIETYNSLMYTCIVQKNAKLSRLIYLQIIKDLFIPNKNTFCILIKAHILDKDIKSAFHLYRKMIKENIEVDIVIYSTLIDGLIKNKLYKRAEQFFNYIVNYKNVVPDEILYTIMIKNCAYNREAEKCLNYYETMLSHNLRITDITLIEIINCLSRREDYFYKVFYFYHIYLSNDMKINQRLMLYMIMACSNKGNIKKLKEILKTMNKNKIKISDEMYCYIVRTFANNCKDKRVSLSERHNNIKYAWRIIYDLLKGSSHMKKKDKEKKKDKDKDKDMDKDMDKDMDKDKDIDIDKDIDKQKDERHQEMINTKEHIKNNPTDDNKNIESFNKNDHISFDRVNHLYKGTELHSYTSHDCINTKILNSLILLYINCEYYEYAINMLKYFSYFECVPDYYTFNMLFNMLYYKMKDYGKVLCLYDYMINNTQNKPNEKIWNLILNCAIQTKSSKNTLFILRQMYTYKIYPSPKMVKKLYHVGRYITEIQLLINSMICQQKKDIYEVNLKENQLIQLNIDEYELNLFKEGKTFKSKTPLDEVREQFFKRKQRLEKEKRMSKNKKSSDWLPYGQYLQSKKKGGEIYAKRVDRPRPLAFDD